In Ramlibacter sp., the sequence GGGGCAAGAGCTTCCTGATGGACTGCTTCTACAACGCCGTGCCGATCGTGCGCAAGACGCGCCTGCACTTTCACGAGTTCATGCGCGAGGTGCACCGCGAACTGGCCGAGTTGCAGGGCACGGTCAACCCGCTGGACGAATTGGGCAAGCGCATGGCGCGGCGCTATCGCCTGGTCTGCTTTGACGAGTTCCATGTTGCGGACATCACCGACGCGATGATCCTGCACCGGCTGCTGGTGGCCCTGTTCGACAACGGGGTGGGATTCGTGACCACCTCCAACTTCAGGCCCGACGACCTTTACCCCAATGGCCTGCACCGCGACCGCATCCTGCCGGCCATCGCGCTGCTGAACCAGCGGCTGGAGGTGGTGAATGTGGATAACGGCACCGACTACCGGCGCCTGACCATGGAGCAGGTGCAGCTGTACCACACGCCACTGGGGCCAGAGGCTGACGCCCGGATGAATGACGCCTTCACCCGGCTGGCCGAGTCACACGACGAAGACCCGGTGCTGCACATCGAGTCCCGGGAAATCAGGGCCCGTCGCAAAGCTGGCGGCGTGGTCTGGTTTGACTTCAAGACGCTGTGCGGTGGTCCGCGCTCGCAGAACGACTACCTCGAAATCGCCACGCAGTTCCACACGGTGCTGCTGTCCGACGTGCCGTACATGCCGGTTCGCATGGCCTCGGAAGCGCGGCGTTTCACCTGGCTGGTGGATGTGCTGTATGACCGGCGGGTCAAGCTGATCATGTCCGCCGAGGTGCCGCCGGAGGCGCTGTACACCGACGGCCCGCTGGCGCATGAGTTTCCGCGCACGGTGTCGCGGCTCAACGAGATGCAATCGGCCGCCTTCCTGGCGCAGGAGCGCCGGCTGGTGGATACTCGCCTGACATGACCCGATTCGTTTTTGCTCTCGTTTTGATAGCATCCTGTGCCGGCCCCGCGTGGACAAGCGGTCAAATTGACACGCCCGCCGGGGCGGACGCGGAGCGCAGCCGGATTGCGGCCGAACGCGCCGCGGCCAACACGCGTTACGAACGGGATGCGGTGGCCTGCCACGCGCGGTTCGCGGTCAATGACTGCCTCAACGAGGCGCGGGCCCGGCGCCGCGAAGCGCTCGCCGACTTGCGCCGGCAGGAGATTTCCCTGAACGATGCCCAGCGGCGGCGCAAGGGAGCGGCGCAGCAGCAGCGCATCGATGAAAAGGCCGCGCAACTGAGCCAGCGGCAGGTCAGCGATGCGCGCTCCCAGTCGCAAAAATCCCGGGAGGCGCGCGAACTCCGGGCCTTGAAGAAGGTTGACAGGCACGCTGGCCCGCCACCGGCTGACGCGGTGGCGTCCGACGACGGGGTAAGACAGGCAGAGCAGGAGGCCGCACGCCAGCAACGGGCCGCTGACGCCAAGGCGCAGGCCCGCAAGCAGCAAGACCATGTGAGAGAAGCGCTGGCGCGCAAGGAGCGGGTCCTGAAGCGCCAGCGGGAGCAGAAAAAGCCCCTGGCCAGGCCGCTGCCGGTTCCGCCCTGAGCAGCCAGGGCCAACCGGCCTTTCAGCTGTCGAGCGGCTCCAGCTTGACGATGACCAGCGACAGGTTGTCGCCACCGCCCCGTCCGCGCGAGCGGGCCTTGTCGATGAGGAATTCGGTGGCTTCCCGGGGCGACAGTGACGACAGCACCGAGCCCAGCTCGTTCGAGCTGAAGTAGTGCCAGACGCCGTCGCTGCAGGCCATCAGCACATCGCCCGGCCGCAGTTGCGGGATCAGGTGAACGTCCATGGGTGGGTCATCGTCGGTTCCCAGGCATCCCATGAGGATGTTGGACTGCGGATGCACATTGGCCTCTTCCTCGGTGATCTCGCCCTTGTCGACCAGGGTCTGGACATAGGAATGGTCCATGGTGCGACGGATCAGCTTGTTGCCATGGAAATGGTAGACCCGCGAGTCGCCGGCATGGACCCAGTGGCAGTCACCGCCTGGATTGATCAGGAAGGCAGCGATGGTGCTGTGGGGCTCCTGCTCCGAGGAGATGGCCGTGAGCTTGATGACGATGTGCGCCTCCTGCACCACCTGCTTGAGCATGGAGGGGGCATCGTCATGGTCGGGGGAGTAGCGTTCGAACAGCTGCTTGGCGGTCATCATGACCTGGTCTGACGCCTTGCGCCCGCCGCTGCGCCCGCCCATGCCATCGGCGACAACCCCCAGCACGCATCCGGTCACGCGCGGGTGACTGATCAGCGCGATCTGGTCTTGCTGGTATTCCCGGTCACCCTTGTGGATGCCGGTGGAAGCGGTGAGTCGGTAGCCTTTGCTCATGTTGGAATCGTTCGGGGCCCGGTGGAAAACGGGTTCCTCGATAAATCTCCCTTAAACACGTATTATCAAGCGAACCTGACGCATTGGCCCGGCGCGGCCTGGAAACAGTTTTCTTGGACTCCAACCTGCATTCTCCCGAACGGCGCCTGATCGAGCTGCGGATCGAGCACGCCGACCTGGACGCCCTGATCGACCGCCTCGGCCATGAAACCCCCGTGGACGAGCTCATGGTGCGGCGGCTCAAGAAGCGCCGTCTCGGGCTGCGCGACCAGATTTCGCGGCTGGAACTCCTGCTCGATCCCAAAGAACCCGCGTGATGCCCCTGGAAGCCATGGTTCGCGAGGCCTTTGCGCCCGCCGGGGTGCTGTCGCGCGCGGCAGACCAGTTCCTGCCGCGTGAAGGCCAGACCGAGATGGCCATGGCGGTCGCCCGCTGCATCAGCGATGGTGGGGCCCTGGTGGTGGAAGCCGGCACGGGCGTGGGCAAGACCTTTTCCTACCTGGTGCCGGCCCTGCTCAGCGGTGAAAGGGTGCTGCTGTCCACCGCCACCAAGACGCTGCAGGACCAGCTTTTCGGACGGGATCTGCCGCGCCTGGTGCAGGCACTGGGCCTGCCGGTGCGGCTGGCGCTGCTCAAGGGACGCGCCAGCTACCTCTGTCTGCACCGCATGGAGTCGGCGCGGCAGGCCGCGGAACCATCGGGCGGCATGGCCGGCGCCTTGCCTGACCGGGCCTCGGTGCGCACCCTGGCCAAGGTCGAGGAATGGGCCAGGGTGACGCGCACGGGGGATATGGCGGAACTGCCCGGGCTGGACGAGCGCTCGCCCGTGATCCCGCTGGTCACGTCCACGCGGGAGAACTGCCTGGGCGCCAACTGCCCGAAATTCCGGGCCTGCCATGTCAATCTCGCGCGGCGCGAGGCGCTGGCGGCCGATGTGGTGGTGATCAATCACCACCTGTTCTTTGCGGACCTCTCGGTGCGCGAGTCGGGCATGGCCGAACTGCTGCCCACGGTGCGGGTGGCCATTTTTGACGAAGCCCACCAGCTCAATGAGACGGGGGTGCAGTTTCTGGGCGTGCAGCTGAGCACGGGCCAGCTCATTGACTTTGGGCGTGACCTGCTGGCCACGGGGCTGCAGCAGGCACGGGGTCTGGCGGACTGGCAGCAGCTCGCTGCCGGGGTGGACCGTGCAGGCCGCGACCTGCGCCTGTGCGTGGGCCGGGTACCCTCCGGCAGCCGGCTGCGCTGGACGGGCCACGCCCCCGACCAGGTGGACCCGGGCCACTGGCAGTCGGGCCTCGAGGCCGTGCTGGTGGCCTGCGAGCAGGCCATGGCTGCCTTGGACACCGTGAGCGAAATTGCACCCGATTTCG encodes:
- a CDS encoding AFG1 family ATPase, whose product is MTSVRAVYDAELLARGYASDPAQLRAVQALERCAGEWAAFKEQRSNAFKKLINRPEVPRGVYMYGGVGRGKSFLMDCFYNAVPIVRKTRLHFHEFMREVHRELAELQGTVNPLDELGKRMARRYRLVCFDEFHVADITDAMILHRLLVALFDNGVGFVTTSNFRPDDLYPNGLHRDRILPAIALLNQRLEVVNVDNGTDYRRLTMEQVQLYHTPLGPEADARMNDAFTRLAESHDEDPVLHIESREIRARRKAGGVVWFDFKTLCGGPRSQNDYLEIATQFHTVLLSDVPYMPVRMASEARRFTWLVDVLYDRRVKLIMSAEVPPEALYTDGPLAHEFPRTVSRLNEMQSAAFLAQERRLVDTRLT
- a CDS encoding YdcH family protein — its product is MDSNLHSPERRLIELRIEHADLDALIDRLGHETPVDELMVRRLKKRRLGLRDQISRLELLLDPKEPA
- a CDS encoding ATP-dependent DNA helicase, yielding MPLEAMVREAFAPAGVLSRAADQFLPREGQTEMAMAVARCISDGGALVVEAGTGVGKTFSYLVPALLSGERVLLSTATKTLQDQLFGRDLPRLVQALGLPVRLALLKGRASYLCLHRMESARQAAEPSGGMAGALPDRASVRTLAKVEEWARVTRTGDMAELPGLDERSPVIPLVTSTRENCLGANCPKFRACHVNLARREALAADVVVINHHLFFADLSVRESGMAELLPTVRVAIFDEAHQLNETGVQFLGVQLSTGQLIDFGRDLLATGLQQARGLADWQQLAAGVDRAGRDLRLCVGRVPSGSRLRWTGHAPDQVDPGHWQSGLEAVLVACEQAMAALDTVSEIAPDFVRLHERAASLVQRTRRFGEACETVSVRWLDAGPQLRLVESPLDIAQAVRTRMLGADDAAGAGESGRSWIFTSATLGDEPKLRWFTEPCGLTGATVLQVGSPFDYASQAALYVPRDLPKPADPAHSEAVARLVAQAARCLEGRTMVLTTTLRALRAIGEALQARFQDSGELEILVQGQWPKRRLIERFRQGGTQGQPGCVLVASASFWEGVDVPGEALQMVVIDKLPFPPPNDPLVEARAQRLEAEGRSPFNDYFIPEAAVALKQGAGRLIRRESDQGVLVVCDTRLATMGYGRRLLAALPAMRRLQSGAELVEALQALATRPSTMDPSWS
- a CDS encoding serine/threonine-protein phosphatase; translated protein: MSKGYRLTASTGIHKGDREYQQDQIALISHPRVTGCVLGVVADGMGGRSGGRKASDQVMMTAKQLFERYSPDHDDAPSMLKQVVQEAHIVIKLTAISSEQEPHSTIAAFLINPGGDCHWVHAGDSRVYHFHGNKLIRRTMDHSYVQTLVDKGEITEEEANVHPQSNILMGCLGTDDDPPMDVHLIPQLRPGDVLMACSDGVWHYFSSNELGSVLSSLSPREATEFLIDKARSRGRGGGDNLSLVIVKLEPLDS